The Candidatus Micrarchaeia archaeon region GTTTTCAGTCATTTTTTCTATATTATTTAAATCTGCATAAGTTCTTAGATATTCTATCCTATGTTTATCTATTCTTTCTTTTGCACTATTTAATTCTGTTTTTTGAGCGAAATTATTTTCTGCTTCTGATATTAAAAAATCCGAATTTGTAAATTCTGCGTTTGATGCAAACGAAACAGCAGATTCAAGTAGTAGCGTTATCCAATTATTGTGATTTTGTAAATTTGATTCAATAAATTCATAATTATCATTAATAATCTTTTTGAATAAATTTGTGTATTTATAAAATTCGTTTTTATCTAAATTCTCTACTCCAATTTTTAAAAATTCAAGGCGTATATTAGAAGGAGTTATATTTTCTGTGATTTGTAAAGCTATTTCTGCCCACATTTGTTGATTTTTTGATATGTTATTTTTTATTATTTTCAATGCATTAATATAATCTTTTTTATCAATCAATTCATAAAATTCTTTTGTTATTGGAGTTTGAGTAAAATTTAAATTATTTAATTGCTGAGTATTTTCAAATGTGCTCTTATATTTTATTGCCATTTTAATCTCCTGCTAATTTATCTATTCTATTTGCTATGGATGTAATTTCATTTCCATATATATCTTTTATTTTTATTTTTGATAAAGAGGTTCCTTGTGCTGATGCTGGTTCATTTAATTCTAATGAAATATTTGAGGTGCTTAAATCAATTAATATATCTCCCCTTACAATTATTGTCTCATTAATTTGAACTTCTAACGGAATTCCTGTTCTAATATCTTTTCCATGCATTACTTGTGATACAGGTATTTCAAAATATACAGGAACAGTTTGTATTCCCTTGAATAATTTATTTGAAGGTATTGCATTATTAAAATATAAATTTGAGTTTATTGGAATTTCTACCTCAAATTCTTTTTGATCAAAAGCTCTTAAATCACTTGCAATTCCTTTTAATTCATTTTTATCTATTGGGGATATTGTTAAAACTAAAAGTATTGCTATTAAAGATAAAATAACTGCTATTGTAGGTAATAAGTTTTGAATATTTATTTTAGGATTTATTTTGGAATTTGTTTTATTTTGGGGTGTTTTTTTAGGTTCTGGTTTTTTTTCTATTTTTTGTATTTTTTCTTTAATTTTTTGTATTTTTTCTTCTTCATAAGGATGAGTTGGGGGTCCCCTATAACTATTTTCATTTTTCCCACCAGGAAGTTCTACAGATGTATTTCCAAATGAAGAGCTTGGTCTTTTTCTTAATTTTTCTTCTTCTACCAATAAATCACCATTTTTTTAATGTACTTAACAAATAAAAAGATTCTGTTTGTTAATACATTAAAATTTTAATGGGAGGGGATAAAATGAAATTTAAAGAATATAGTATAATTATTTTAACACTATTATGTTTTTCAACAATTATTTTTTCAGATTTTTTTGATTATGATGATATTTTAGAAGAAATATATCCAGTAACTGAAGGAATAGAAGGAGAAAACCAAGAAGCGAATATAGAAGAACAAAATGAAGAAATATTTATAGAAGAAAATCAAGAAGGACAATATATGGATCAAGAAGGACATGAAATGGAACCAGAGATATATGAAGAAATAGATTTTGAAGAACCTAAAACAGAACAAATGAATATTGAAGAACCACCTATGATAAATGAAATAAATACAGAAAATCTTCAAGAAACAAGAAAGGATTTTTCAGGGGGATTTTGGTCATCTAACAGCGGTCTTGATACATTATATTTAACTCAAAACGTATTTGATGGAATTAAATTTTATGATTTAGTATTCCAATTTTCTTCTAAAGAACGTGAAAATGTTCTTTATTTTGGTACTACGGGATCAGATAATACATGGGAAGATAGAATAAGTACTTTAACAATTAGAACCAAAGATGGAAATATTGCATTAAGTTATTTAAATAATATAGTTGAAAATTTTAGAGGAAGAGAATTTGTGTTTTATAGATTTTATACAGATGAATGTTATTATACTGGTAAAATGAGTACAATTGATCCTACCTCTAAATTAAGAAATTGTATAGTCAATATCGATGAAGGAGAAGATTACTTTCAAATGGAATTTGATGATTTAACAGATTCTTTTAAAAATTAATTTTTTTTATTTCCTTTATTAAATCTAAGGTATTGGTTAATAAAACCAAATTATTTTTATATTTTTTGATCTTTTTTTGTTCTTTATAACATACAATCATTGTTTTATAAGGTTTATATTCATCAATGAATCTTTTTAGACTTTTACTTATTTCTGTTTCTGTTTGTTTTACTTCAATAGCAATTAATCCTTTTTTACTTTCTATTATAAAATCCACTTCTTGACCTGTTTTGTTTCTCCAGTATTTTACATCTTTATTTAATTTAATCAATTCAGTCAAAATATAATTTTCAAAAATATATCCATCAAATTCATCAGTTTTGGCAATTACATTTCTCAATCCAGTATCTAAAAAATATATTTTTGGTTGTTTTGTTATTTCCTTTGTTTTATTTGTAAAATAAGGAGATAATTTAATAATTAGATAACTTTTTTCTAAGGCATCTAAATATTTAATCAATGTTTGATATGAAATATTCAATTTGTTTGAAATATTTTGATATTCACATATTTCTCCATTATTCAAAGCTAAATATTTAACTAATTTTTCTAATTTTGGTAAGTCATCAATATTCCAAGTTTTACGAATATCTTTTAAAATCATTGTTTCGTATATATTTTTTAAAATAGTTTTTTTTACTTCAATATCCTCATTAATAATAACTTGGGGATATCCTCCATAAGTTGCATGTTCCCAAATAGATCTTGATAATATCTGTTGTGTAATTATTTTTTGATTTTTTGCTTTTAAAAATTCATTAAGAGAAAAAGGATATAATTTTAATATTGCAACTCTTCCAACTAAATATGATAGAATTTCTTTACTTAATACTATCTCAGAAGAGGAAGTAATCCATAATTTTTCTCCTGTGTCTGCTAAATATTTTAATTTCTGTCCTGCTTGTTTACAATTTTGAATTTCGTCTAAAATAGATATTTCATAAGATTGGAGATATTGAATTTTAAATTTTTTAATATCTTCTTCAAAAATTTCCTTTGCATCTGGGTCATCAAATAATATGTATGAAGATTTATATTTTTTAATTTTATTTTTTAAAAAAGTAGTTTTACCTGCTTGTCTTGCCCCCACTACTGCTATTATTTTATATGTGTTAATTAATTTTTCAAATATATTGGTAAGGTCTCTTTCTATATATTCCATATCTTATTTAATAATAAGAAAGTATTTAAATATTACTATTCTTTAACTGTAGTTTAATTTTAGTATTACTTTTATTAAACTTGAGTTTAATTTTAGTAAATTTTCATAGGAAATAACTTATTTTTAGCCGGAAAACTACTCTTAACAAGGGTTTTTAAATAGTTTAAATAAATGTTTAGTATGAATAAAGAGAAAATGCTCAATATTAATCAAAAAAAAGCAGTTGAAAAAACAGAAGGTTCATGTTTGATAATTGCAGGACCGGGAACTGGAAAAACCTTTACCTTAACTAAAAAAATAGCTTATTTAATTGAAAACAATATTTATGATCCTTCTGAAATACTTTGTCTTACATTTTCAAATGAAGCAACAAATAATCTAAAAGAAGAAGTTGAAAAAGAATTAAAACAAAGAACAGATATTACAATAAGAACTTTTCATGGTTTTTCAGCAGATATTTTGAAAGAATTTGGACAAAAAATAGGAATAGAAAATAATTTTGAAATACTTCTTCCAAATGATGCTAAAGTATTTTTATATAAAGATTTAGGAGCATCTGCATATAATGCAAGTATATATGAATCATCAATGTCTACTGCTAAAGATTTTGGAATCACATTAGATGAGATTAAAGGATATGTTGATGAAATTGGTAAAGAATTTAAAAATATTGAAAATTTAGAAGAATATGCTAAAAAGTTAGATATGGAACTTAAATTAATTTATTTAGAGTCTTCATACACAAAAGAACAAAGAAAAGATATTTTAACAAGAAAAAAAGAAATTAAAACTTTTTTAGAAAAATATCAAGAATATAATAAATATCTTAATTTTGCTGAAACTTGGGAAAAATATATTCAAATGAAAAATGAAAAAAATTATTTAGATTATTCAGATCTTAATTCAAATGTAATTTTATTGTTTAAAACATTTGGTGCTGAAGGAATTGCTAAAAAATATAAATACATTTTAATAGATGAATTTCAAGATACAAACAAACTGCAATTTGAATTAATTTCATTTTTAGCAAAGGACCATAAAAATATTACAGTTGTTGGCGACCCTAATCAATCTATATATGCTTTTAGGGGAGCATATATGGATAATTTTACTCATTTTGAAAAAGAATTTGAATTAAAAAAAGAGGATATCTTTAAATTAAATAAAAGCCATAGATCTCCAAATACAGTTCTTAGGTCTGCTTATAAATTAATTAAAAATAATTTTGAAGAAATTCAAGATACTGCTTTTTTAATTGAAAACGCAGATGATAGAGAAGGAGAAAAAGTAAAAGTATTTGAATTAAAAAACAAAGAAGAAGAAGCATGTAAAGTTGCAGAATTAGTAGAAGAAGAAATAAAAAAAGGAACTCCCCTAAAAGAAATTTGTGTATTATGTAGAACACATTTACAAGCAAAAATTATTAAAAAAGCACTTGAAGCAAAAAATATTATTTTTGTATATGCTGGTCAAACAGATTTAATGGAAAAATCAGAAATTAAAACAGCAGTTGCTTATTTATCTATAATAGATAATCTAATAGAAAGAACAGGAACTGGAGAACAGTCATGGTGGTGTTTATTTACAAAAAGAAATAATATGTCTCCAAAAGATTGTATTAAAATAGGAAGATATTTGAAAAAAGGAGAGTCAATTGATTATACTGTTTTACATAATTTAACTAAACTTGATTTATCAGAAAATGGAAAAAGAATTATTCAAAAAGTAATATCAGGTTTAGAAAAAGTAATAGAATCAGCAGATAAACCCTTTCCAGAACTTTTATTAGATATTTATGAATTTACTGGTTTAAGCCGTTCTTTTACACATGAAAGAAATGTTAAAAATACTGAAGCATTAATGAATTTAACAAGATTTTATGAAATAGCTGAAAATTATTATAATATTCATTCTAAAAATTTAAGTTCATTTATTCATTATATTGAAATTTTAGATAAGTTAGGAGTAACTATTCCCGCATCAAGAATTCAGGATATTGATGCAGTAAGATTAATGACTATACATGCAACAAAAGGACTTCAATTTAAAAAAGTAATATTAACTAACTTAGCAGATAAAAGATTTCCAATATCTAGAACACCTAGAGAGCCTTTAATACCTAAATTACTTAATCCTGCAATTAAAGAATATCTAAATAATTTTACAGGTGTTAATATTGAAAAAGCAATAAAAGAATATGAAAAAGACAGCTTATTATTAGAAGAAAGAAGATTGTGTTATGTTGCATTAACAAGAACAAAAGAAGAATTAATTTTAACTTATGCAATGTCTTATAATAAAGATGAGGATTCTACATCTGCTTCAATATTTCTTAATGAAATGGAATATTTAGAAAATCAAGACATGGAATGTATTATAGATAATGAAGAAAGATTTAATTTTTTAGCTCCAATGTCTGAATATGAGCAATTTAAATATAAATTAAAAGACCAATTTATTAAGGCGTTGGATAGCGACAATTTAGATTCATTAATGTCACGTTTAGCTAATTATTATACAATAAGAGAAGGAAGAATAGTTGATTTATCAGTTGATTTGAATAAATTAATTGATAAAGATGAAATGGAAGAACAGCTTAAAATGTGCGAAACCTGTTCTTCTGGACTTAAATTTACTCCTTCTTCTTTTACATTTGACCCTTCATCAATAATTACTTATATTGAATGCCCTAAAAAATATGAATTTAAAAAATTGTATAGAATGCCTGAAAGAGGCGCTTTTGATTTTTCAAATGCGACTGTAGGTTCATTTATACATGAAATTCTTGAAAAAGGAGTTGAACAAAATTTAAAATCTAAAGAAGAATTTTTTAAACTTACTGAAGATTTATCTAAAGAAGAAAAATGGAAAGGAATTGATTTAGATGAGTCAAAAGATTTAGTAACTATTTTTTGGGAGAGAAATAAAAACAAATATAATGAAAATTCAAAAGTTGAAGTTCCTTTGTCTTTTGAATTAGAAGGTTTTAGATTTTATGGAAAAGCAGATAGAATAGACTTTTTAGATTTAGATAAAAAAGAAGTTGAAATTATAGATTATAAAACTGGAGAAAGAGAGATACCTCTTATTGAAAGATCAATGCAATTAGGATTTTATGCAATTGCTTTAATTGAAATGGGATATAAACCTAAAAAAATTACTTTAGAACTTCTTAAATGTGATAAACCTATTACTGGAATTGTAAAAGAAAATGGAGATGTTGAATTTGAAGGGCGCATTACTAATTTTAATATAAATGATATTAAAACTAAATTACTC contains the following coding sequences:
- a CDS encoding ATP-dependent DNA helicase, translated to MNKEKMLNINQKKAVEKTEGSCLIIAGPGTGKTFTLTKKIAYLIENNIYDPSEILCLTFSNEATNNLKEEVEKELKQRTDITIRTFHGFSADILKEFGQKIGIENNFEILLPNDAKVFLYKDLGASAYNASIYESSMSTAKDFGITLDEIKGYVDEIGKEFKNIENLEEYAKKLDMELKLIYLESSYTKEQRKDILTRKKEIKTFLEKYQEYNKYLNFAETWEKYIQMKNEKNYLDYSDLNSNVILLFKTFGAEGIAKKYKYILIDEFQDTNKLQFELISFLAKDHKNITVVGDPNQSIYAFRGAYMDNFTHFEKEFELKKEDIFKLNKSHRSPNTVLRSAYKLIKNNFEEIQDTAFLIENADDREGEKVKVFELKNKEEEACKVAELVEEEIKKGTPLKEICVLCRTHLQAKIIKKALEAKNIIFVYAGQTDLMEKSEIKTAVAYLSIIDNLIERTGTGEQSWWCLFTKRNNMSPKDCIKIGRYLKKGESIDYTVLHNLTKLDLSENGKRIIQKVISGLEKVIESADKPFPELLLDIYEFTGLSRSFTHERNVKNTEALMNLTRFYEIAENYYNIHSKNLSSFIHYIEILDKLGVTIPASRIQDIDAVRLMTIHATKGLQFKKVILTNLADKRFPISRTPREPLIPKLLNPAIKEYLNNFTGVNIEKAIKEYEKDSLLLEERRLCYVALTRTKEELILTYAMSYNKDEDSTSASIFLNEMEYLENQDMECIIDNEERFNFLAPMSEYEQFKYKLKDQFIKALDSDNLDSLMSRLANYYTIREGRIVDLSVDLNKLIDKDEMEEQLKMCETCSSGLKFTPSSFTFDPSSIITYIECPKKYEFKKLYRMPERGAFDFSNATVGSFIHEILEKGVEQNLKSKEEFFKLTEDLSKEEKWKGIDLDESKDLVTIFWERNKNKYNENSKVEVPLSFELEGFRFYGKADRIDFLDLDKKEVEIIDYKTGEREIPLIERSMQLGFYAIALIEMGYKPKKITLELLKCDKPITGIVKENGDVEFEGRITNFNINDIKTKLLKYVNDIITDYEHTFTPVIEDYPCRNCGYKFYCPKWDD
- a CDS encoding ATP-binding protein encodes the protein MEYIERDLTNIFEKLINTYKIIAVVGARQAGKTTFLKNKIKKYKSSYILFDDPDAKEIFEEDIKKFKIQYLQSYEISILDEIQNCKQAGQKLKYLADTGEKLWITSSSEIVLSKEILSYLVGRVAILKLYPFSLNEFLKAKNQKIITQQILSRSIWEHATYGGYPQVIINEDIEVKKTILKNIYETMILKDIRKTWNIDDLPKLEKLVKYLALNNGEICEYQNISNKLNISYQTLIKYLDALEKSYLIIKLSPYFTNKTKEITKQPKIYFLDTGLRNVIAKTDEFDGYIFENYILTELIKLNKDVKYWRNKTGQEVDFIIESKKGLIAIEVKQTETEISKSLKRFIDEYKPYKTMIVCYKEQKKIKKYKNNLVLLTNTLDLIKEIKKINF